One stretch of Actinacidiphila sp. DG2A-62 DNA includes these proteins:
- the argF gene encoding ornithine carbamoyltransferase, giving the protein MAVDLKGRHFLKELDFTAEEFGHLVALAAELKAAKKAGAEVRRLSGRTIALIFEKTSTRTRCSFEVAAADQGAHTTYLDPSGSQIGHKESVRDTARVLGRMFDGIEYRGHGQAVVEELAAHAGVPVWNGLTDEWHPTQMLADVLTMTEHNPKPLTEISYAYLGDARSNMGNSLLVTGALLGMDVRIGAPEGLWPDATVIAEARRLADASGARITLTHDVAEAVAGVDHVHTDVWVSMGEPKEVWDERIALLKPYAVTADVLRATGNPQVTFLHCLPAFHDLGTGVGREIHARHGLEFLEVSDEVFESERSIVFDQAENRMHTIKAVLVATLAG; this is encoded by the coding sequence ATGGCCGTCGACCTCAAGGGCCGGCACTTCCTCAAGGAACTGGACTTCACCGCGGAGGAGTTCGGCCACCTGGTGGCGCTGGCCGCCGAGCTGAAGGCGGCCAAGAAGGCCGGCGCCGAGGTGCGGCGGCTGAGCGGCCGCACCATCGCGCTGATCTTCGAGAAGACCTCGACCAGGACCCGCTGCTCCTTCGAGGTCGCCGCCGCCGACCAGGGCGCGCACACCACCTATCTCGACCCCTCGGGCTCGCAGATCGGCCACAAGGAGTCGGTCAGGGACACCGCCCGGGTGCTGGGCCGGATGTTCGACGGCATCGAGTACCGCGGCCACGGCCAGGCGGTGGTCGAGGAGCTGGCCGCGCACGCCGGGGTGCCGGTGTGGAACGGCCTGACCGACGAGTGGCACCCCACCCAGATGCTCGCCGACGTGCTCACCATGACCGAGCACAACCCGAAGCCGCTCACCGAGATCTCCTACGCCTACCTCGGCGACGCCCGCTCCAACATGGGCAACTCGCTGCTGGTCACCGGCGCGCTGCTGGGCATGGACGTGCGGATCGGCGCCCCCGAGGGACTGTGGCCGGACGCCACGGTGATCGCCGAGGCCCGGCGGCTGGCCGACGCCTCCGGGGCGCGGATCACCCTCACCCACGACGTGGCCGAGGCGGTGGCGGGCGTGGACCACGTGCACACCGACGTGTGGGTGTCGATGGGTGAGCCGAAGGAGGTCTGGGACGAACGGATCGCGCTGCTCAAGCCGTACGCGGTGACCGCCGACGTGCTGCGCGCCACCGGCAACCCGCAGGTCACCTTCCTGCACTGCCTGCCCGCGTTCCACGACCTGGGCACCGGCGTCGGCCGGGAGATCCACGCCCGGCACGGCCTGGAGTTTCTGGAGGTCTCCGACGAGGTCTTCGAGTCGGAGCGGTCCATCGTCTTCGACCAGGCGGAGAACCGGATGCACACGATCAAGGCGGTCCTGGTGGCGACCCTGGCCGGCTGA
- a CDS encoding enoyl-CoA hydratase family protein, translated as MSPHPSSASPTPHWRHLRLEHDDGVATVTLDRPDRLNALTFGAYADLRDLLAELAREGGTRALVLAGSGRGFCSGGDVEEIIGATLAMGAGELLDFTRMTGQVVRAVREAPFPVIAAVHGVAAGAGAVLALAADFRIAEPDARFAFLFTRVGLSGADMGAAYLLPRVVGLGHATRLLMLGETVDAAEAERIGLVSSTAPEGGADKAAAALARRLADGPALAHAQTKALLTAELDMPLAASVEMDAATQALLMTGEDYAEFHAAFTGKRPPRWKGR; from the coding sequence ATGAGTCCGCATCCCAGCTCCGCGAGCCCGACGCCCCACTGGCGCCATCTGCGCCTGGAGCACGACGACGGCGTCGCCACCGTCACGCTCGACCGCCCGGACCGGCTGAACGCGCTGACGTTCGGCGCCTACGCCGATCTGCGCGACCTGCTCGCCGAGCTGGCCCGCGAGGGCGGGACGCGCGCGCTGGTGCTGGCCGGGTCGGGCCGCGGGTTCTGCTCCGGCGGCGACGTCGAGGAGATCATCGGCGCCACCCTCGCGATGGGCGCGGGGGAGCTGCTCGACTTCACCCGGATGACCGGCCAGGTGGTGCGGGCGGTGCGGGAGGCCCCGTTCCCGGTGATCGCGGCGGTGCACGGGGTCGCCGCGGGTGCCGGGGCGGTCCTCGCGCTGGCCGCGGACTTCCGGATCGCCGAGCCCGACGCGCGGTTCGCCTTCCTCTTCACCCGGGTCGGCCTGTCCGGCGCCGACATGGGCGCCGCCTACCTGCTGCCGCGGGTGGTCGGCCTCGGGCACGCCACCCGGCTGCTGATGCTCGGCGAGACCGTCGACGCCGCCGAGGCGGAACGGATCGGCCTGGTCAGCTCCACCGCGCCCGAGGGCGGCGCGGACAAGGCCGCCGCAGCGCTCGCCCGCCGGCTCGCCGACGGCCCGGCGCTCGCGCACGCCCAGACCAAGGCCCTGCTCACCGCCGAACTCGACATGCCGCTCGCCGCGTCGGTGGAGATGGACGCCGCGACCCAGGCGCTGCTGATGACCGGCGAGGACTACGCGGAGTTCCACGCCGCGTTCACCGGCAAGCGCCCGCCGCGGTGGAAGGGCCGCTGA